Proteins from a genomic interval of Papaver somniferum cultivar HN1 chromosome 4, ASM357369v1, whole genome shotgun sequence:
- the LOC113271568 gene encoding translocon-associated protein subunit beta-like — translation MANLRISTLCLFFLLSVSTLGSCLGDGVFIVAHKKVSLNKLRSGMERVSVTIDIYNRGSETAYDVSLTDDSWPHHIFDIAKGNFSKSWESLDAGSAVSHSFDLVSQVKGIFNGESAIIKFRVPTKAALQVAYSNPMLPLDILADRPAEKKIDLAKRLLTKYGSLVTVISVVVTFVYLVATPSKSGGAKSGKKRR, via the exons ATGGCGAACCTGAGAATCAGTACTCTCTGtctcttcttcttgttgtctGTGTCGACATTAGGGAGTTGTTTAGGAGATGGAGTATTCATTGTTGCTCACAAGAAAGTGAGTCTTAACAAGCTTAGATCTGGTATGGAACGAGTTTCTGTTACTATCGACATTTACAATCGTGGATCTGA GACTGCATATGATGTAAGTCTTACTGATGATAGCTGGCCTCATCATATCTTTGATATTGCTAAAGGCAACTTTTCCAAATCATGGGAAAGTCTCGATGC TGGCTCTGCTGTTTCTCACTCTTTTGATTTGGTTTCCCAAGTCAAAGGGATATTCAATGGTGAATCTGCGATTATTAAATTCCGTGTGCCCACGAAGGCAGCTCTACAG GTGGCTTACTCGAATCCGATGCTACCTTTGGATATCCTTGCTGACAGACCAGCAGAAAAGAAAATTGACTTG GCAAAG AGGTTGTTGACAAAATATGGGTCACTCGTTACCGTGATCTCCGTGGTGGTAACGTTTGTATACCTTGTTGCCACTCCATCAAAATCTGGAGGTGCTAAGTCGGGCAAGAAAAGACGTTGA
- the LOC113273286 gene encoding calponin homology domain-containing protein DDB_G0272472-like, whose protein sequence is MESENRSTSYRRRRSGSELFICFTSRNSSSVKVCSKSAQSPGRNSGKFSNSSSSSLSCSLSRRLRSNGSIKGSPMFPTGSQKKKGASSETTTAAAEPSSPKVTCIGQVRVKTKKQGQKFRKKKSKRRDVSFRKTDDGSFHSQPLQQQQQQQECLPHRSQRWVHLPLSICDALRAFGAEFSCLLPCKPSCLTRRMKKRRQPSSTERNTSSCRQIFEKWVMTSLHESEHQSRDNHNNNNNETELVVSRREDGIRRERREEMVGEIEIHISEEKRVSICNEEEEVEAEEEEGRVSICIPPRNALLLMRCRSEPLRMSALANHFWESPVKDKKEEEDLHPSKQVLVAEEDDVSDSDSDEEEVEDGEEDKDSDDDEVEDETEVKLQLIHPKEDKLLKNEESTDISLEEHHEEENQDNAEELMVKKIEEDVNESGFSAIEPLKEEEEEEEHEILTIEENEEEPRLQMPEEKELVVELKEERIEKEEVEEVKEREQIPEAEPVKVVDFEEKVNNATEDKATNPRTSVEKRGTMKINNRKNSKEEELPDCLLLMMCEPKLSMEVSKETWVCSTDFIRYRPERRVVQNNGGGGGDHDHSKKRNSTDSKGRHSLDSKNRLSTDSKSRLSTDSNPGNGRPPHHSKHQKPPTPPRRSISKPTPPPSVAKSTKPAPPPAKLKPPVEVSATPSAMAKVIEQKLVNAVAYEPLVLTRCNSEPMRSSAKLAPEACFWKNMKLEPHTQGPPNLGVGAAAGIGF, encoded by the exons ATGGAGTCTGAGAATAGATCAACATcatacagaagaagaagaagtgggagtGAGCTATTCATATGCTTCACATCAAGAAACTCATCATCTGTAAAGGTATGTTCAAAATCAGCTCAAAGTCCAGGAAGAAACAGTGGAAAGTTTAGtaattcatcgtcttcatcattgtCCTGTTCATTGAGTAGGAGATTAAGAAGTAATGGTAGTATCAAAGGGTCACCCATGTTTCCAACTGGAAGTCAAAAGAAAAAGGGTGCATCTTCagaaacaacaacagcagcagcagaaccatcATCACCAAAAGTTACATGTATTGGTCAAGTCAGAGTGAAAACAAAGAAACAAGGTCAGAAATTTAGGAAGAAGAAGTCTAAAAGAAGAGATGTGAGTTTTAGAAAAACAGATGATGGGAGTTTCCATTCACAGCCattacaacagcagcagcagcaacaagagTGTTTACCACATAGGAGTCAGAGGTGGGTTCATCTTCCATTGTCTATTTGTGATGCTTTGAGAGCTTTTGGGGCTGAGTTTAGTTGTTTGTTGCCTTGTAAGCCTTCTTGTTTGACAAGGAGAATGAAGAAGAGAAGGCAACCTAGTAGTACAGAAAGGAATACTAGTTCTTGTAGGCAAATTTTTGAGAAATGGGTTATGACTAGTTTACATGAAAGTGAACATCAAAGTAgagataatcataataataataataatgagacAGAGTTAGTGGTGAGTAGAAGAGAAGATGGAATTAGAAGggagagaagagaagaaatggTTGGTGAGATTGAGATCCACATCTCAGAAGAGAAAAGGGTTAGCATCTGTAATGAGGAGGAAGAAGTAGAAGCAGAAGAAGAGGAGGGAAGAGTTAGTATTTGCATTCCACCAAGAAATGCTTTGTTATTGATGAGATGTAGATCTGAGCCTTTAAGAATGTCTGCTCTTGCAAACCATTTCTGGGAATCTCCTGTAAAGGATAAGAAAGAAGAGGAGGATCTTCACCCAAGCAAACAAGTACTAGTtgcagaagaagatgatgttagTGATAGTGATAGTGATGAAGAGGAGGTTGAAGATGGAGAAGAGGAtaaggatagtgatgatgatgaagttgaagaTGAAACTGAAGTGAAATTACAGCTCATACATCCTAAAGAAGATAAGCTGTTGAAAAATGAAGAAAGTACAGACATTTCCTtggaagaacatcatgaagaggAAAATCAAGACAATGCAGAAGAACTAATGGTGAAAAAGATAGAAGAAGATGTAAATGAAAGTGGGTTTTCTGCTATTGAGCctcttaaagaagaagaagaagaagaagagcatgAGATTCTCACAAtagaggaaaatgaagaagaacccAGATTGCAAATgccagaagaaaaagaattggtaGTTGAACTGAAGGAAGAAAGAATTGAAA aggaagaagtagaagaagttaAAGAAAGGGAGCAAATCCCAGAAGCAGAACCAGTAAAAGTGGTTGATTTTGAAGAAAAGGTCAACAATGCAACTGAAGATAAAGCTACAAATCCCAGAACTTCTGTAGAAAAAAGAGGTACAATGAAAATTAACAATCGAAAGAATagcaaagaagaagaattacCTGATTGTTTGTTGTTAATGATGTGTGAACCAAAATTATCAATGGAGGTTTCAAAAGAAACATGGGTGTGCAGTACAGATTTCATCAGATATAGACCTGAAAGAAGAGTGGTTCAAAACaatggtggtggaggaggagatCACGATCACTCTAAGAAAAGAAACAGTACTGATTCAAAGGGTAGACACAGTCTTGATTCAAAAAATAGACTCAGTACTGATTCTAAAAGTAGGCTAAGTACTGATTCTAACCCCGGTAATGGTCGTCCACCACACCATAGCAAACATCAGAAACCACCAACACCTCCTAGAAGATCTATCTCCAAACCTACACCACCACCTTCAGTTGCTAAATCTACGAAGCCAGCACCACCACCTGCTAAACTTAAGCCACCAGTTGAAGTTTCTGCAACACCATCCGCAATGGCGAAGGTGATCGAACAGAAATTAGTAAATGCTGTAGCATATGAACCCTTAGTGCTGACTAGATGTAATTCAGAGCCAATGAGGTCTTCAGCTAAGCTAGCTCCAGAAGCTTGTTTCTGGAAGAATATGAAGCTTGAACCACATACTCAAGGTCCTCCAAATCTTGGTGTTGGCGCAGCTGCTGGTATTGGCTTCTAA